A genomic window from Bradyrhizobium lupini includes:
- a CDS encoding TetR-like C-terminal domain-containing protein translates to MAVKERNLEEMADRLEQVRALHSSGEARLRRVMQAYIDYWVDNPDHFRSLYSMAGTVEDRRFPDGVYFGQTEIARKGYGLFVTSIAEYLSELGVEATPGLTERLATALLSAAHGVISLPLGTPTMKWPDIRGNGRLVLGSLIDAWSVKIKAARRTKTWPRISIGDFL, encoded by the coding sequence ATGGCAGTGAAGGAGAGGAATCTCGAGGAAATGGCGGATCGGCTCGAACAAGTCCGCGCCCTCCATTCCAGCGGCGAGGCCCGGCTGCGGCGCGTCATGCAGGCCTATATCGATTATTGGGTCGACAATCCCGATCATTTTCGATCGCTCTATTCGATGGCCGGCACGGTCGAGGACAGGCGTTTTCCCGACGGGGTTTATTTCGGGCAAACTGAGATCGCGCGAAAGGGATACGGGCTCTTTGTGACCTCGATCGCGGAGTATCTTTCCGAATTGGGCGTGGAGGCGACGCCAGGGCTGACGGAGCGCCTAGCGACCGCCCTGCTATCGGCGGCGCATGGGGTGATCTCGTTGCCACTGGGAACACCAACGATGAAATGGCCGGACATTCGCGGCAACGGGCGATTGGTCCTCGGCAGTCTCATCGACGCTTGGTCGGTGAAGATCAAAGCCGCTCGGCGGACAAAGACCTGGCCGAGAATTTCCATTGGTGATTTTCTTTAG